The following are encoded in a window of Halorubrum sp. PV6 genomic DNA:
- a CDS encoding GAF domain-containing protein, protein MTHRICTADAAEGVAYFQRLSRTLFSPGTDPSTRLEQLFASETDEFGLEYGFLSSIDVKNGTERFEIVHSSHEMVQQNTTIPLSQTYCRKTITDPEGTMAVSNASTEGWEGDPAYETFGLGSYLGTTIIVDGELYGTLCYANTAPRDQPLTGEEKALIELQGQAVEYILTLWHDRPDQEEGFDAIEQRVAFSDAIDSMMEALTSPERRTVLAALLEEPTGVSIATLEEQLDDETATLRLYHVTLPTLTDAGYIDWDDDVGVVFEGPNFSEIRPLVELLKEYNMTFVT, encoded by the coding sequence ATGACACACCGCATCTGCACAGCTGACGCGGCAGAGGGAGTGGCATACTTTCAACGCCTCTCGCGGACGTTGTTTTCTCCAGGTACCGATCCAAGTACGAGACTCGAGCAACTGTTTGCGAGTGAGACCGACGAGTTCGGGTTGGAGTACGGTTTTCTGTCGAGTATCGATGTCAAGAACGGAACAGAGCGCTTTGAGATCGTACATAGTTCCCACGAGATGGTACAACAGAACACCACCATCCCACTTTCACAAACATACTGCCGGAAAACGATCACAGACCCGGAGGGGACGATGGCGGTCAGTAATGCCAGTACTGAAGGGTGGGAAGGAGACCCAGCGTACGAGACCTTTGGTTTGGGAAGTTACCTCGGAACGACGATCATCGTCGACGGCGAGCTCTACGGAACGCTCTGTTATGCGAACACCGCCCCACGCGATCAACCACTCACCGGCGAGGAAAAAGCACTTATCGAACTCCAAGGGCAGGCAGTAGAGTATATTTTGACCCTCTGGCACGATCGTCCCGACCAGGAGGAGGGATTCGACGCTATCGAACAACGGGTCGCATTCTCTGACGCCATCGATTCGATGATGGAAGCACTCACGAGTCCCGAAAGGCGTACGGTGCTTGCGGCCCTCTTGGAGGAACCTACGGGGGTTAGCATCGCCACGCTCGAAGAGCAACTGGACGACGAGACCGCCACCCTCCGTCTGTATCACGTCACGCTCCCCACACTGACAGATGCCGGCTACATCGACTGGGACGACGATGTCGGTGTCGTGTTTGAGGGACCGAATTTTTCGGAAATACGGCCTCTCGTTGAATTGCTGAAGGAGTACAATATGACCTTCGTCACCTGA
- a CDS encoding universal stress protein encodes MKDLLLGIDQNVDRAIKQAETVLNLFESDNIHVYLLHDFGENPEGASVVQVSSVKRAKELFEEANVPVDLREGSGDPAESIIQHAEELDADAICIAGRKRSPAGKMLFGSVSQSVILNADRPVLTCSAPHELE; translated from the coding sequence ATGAAAGATCTGCTATTGGGTATCGACCAGAACGTCGACCGGGCAATCAAACAGGCGGAAACAGTTCTCAATCTCTTCGAGTCTGACAACATCCACGTCTACTTGCTACACGACTTTGGCGAGAATCCTGAAGGGGCCTCAGTCGTTCAAGTCAGTTCAGTAAAGCGTGCGAAGGAACTCTTCGAAGAAGCCAATGTTCCGGTCGACCTCCGTGAAGGCAGTGGGGACCCGGCAGAGTCTATCATCCAACACGCTGAGGAACTGGACGCTGACGCCATCTGCATTGCAGGTCGGAAGCGCTCACCGGCTGGAAAGATGCTGTTTGGGAGCGTTTCTCAGTCTGTGATTCTGAACGCTGACCGCCCGGTTCTGACCTGTAGCGCGCCTCATGAGCTGGAGTAG
- a CDS encoding VIT1/CCC1 transporter family protein has translation MLSRLKRLQRALTRDDVRSISRRYFISNGFDGALTSVGVTVGSYLSGVPDGLTVFKIGIGAAIGLGTSGVWSVWEIERAEKRAELMRIEHAMLTDLDETRIQRQKAGARRINALMSGIGPVIGVVLPMIPFLFEEPFLGMRDATLVSISVAVAILFLFGVYLADISEQNWIVAGARMGLAGIVVAVLNLILPG, from the coding sequence ATGCTCTCCCGACTGAAACGCTTGCAGAGAGCGCTAACACGCGATGATGTCCGCTCCATCTCGCGGCGATACTTCATCTCGAACGGGTTCGATGGCGCCCTCACCAGCGTCGGGGTCACTGTCGGCTCGTATCTCTCGGGCGTCCCCGACGGGCTGACCGTGTTCAAAATCGGCATCGGGGCAGCGATCGGGCTGGGCACATCTGGCGTCTGGAGCGTCTGGGAGATCGAGCGGGCGGAGAAGCGAGCCGAACTCATGCGCATCGAGCACGCGATGTTAACCGACCTCGACGAGACACGGATTCAGCGTCAGAAAGCCGGTGCTCGTCGGATAAACGCGTTGATGAGCGGTATCGGGCCAGTCATCGGCGTCGTACTCCCGATGATCCCATTCCTCTTCGAGGAACCGTTCCTCGGTATGCGCGACGCCACACTGGTTTCTATCAGCGTCGCAGTCGCCATCCTCTTTCTATTCGGCGTGTACCTCGCCGATATCTCCGAGCAGAACTGGATCGTTGCCGGTGCCCGGATGGGCTTGGCGGGTATCGTCGTTGCGGTGCTAAACCTCATTCTCCCTGGATGA
- a CDS encoding ABC transporter ATP-binding protein, which produces MTEAVLETNELTKRFGELTAVDDISLSVEDGEFRSVIGPNGAGKTTTFNLITGALKPSEGAVLFKGEDITTMPPHDRVRRGLGRSFQITNVFGGLTVRENVRVAAQSVYDDDIGPVSAMFRDKNSFDGITEQTTEVLEQIGLRHRGEEKAETLAYGDQRRLEIGLVLATDPDIVMLDEPTAGMSSEETQSTMNLISEVLADQSLMLIEHDIDLVMRVSDKITVLTRGQELATGTPEEVANNEDVRDAYLGGARE; this is translated from the coding sequence ATGACTGAGGCAGTACTGGAAACCAACGAATTGACGAAGCGCTTCGGCGAGCTCACCGCCGTCGACGACATCTCGTTATCAGTCGAAGACGGAGAGTTCCGCAGCGTCATCGGCCCAAATGGCGCCGGCAAGACAACAACGTTCAACCTCATCACAGGTGCGCTGAAGCCCAGTGAAGGAGCTGTACTATTCAAAGGCGAGGATATTACTACCATGCCCCCGCACGATCGCGTTCGACGCGGTCTCGGTCGATCGTTCCAAATAACGAACGTCTTCGGCGGTCTTACCGTCCGTGAAAATGTACGGGTCGCGGCACAGTCGGTGTACGACGATGATATCGGTCCCGTGTCAGCAATGTTCCGCGACAAGAACAGCTTCGACGGTATCACCGAGCAGACAACGGAGGTACTGGAGCAAATTGGGCTCCGGCACCGAGGCGAGGAGAAGGCCGAAACGCTTGCATACGGCGATCAGCGTCGCCTCGAGATCGGGCTGGTCCTCGCAACAGACCCCGACATAGTCATGCTTGACGAACCCACAGCGGGAATGAGCAGCGAGGAAACGCAGTCGACGATGAACCTCATCAGCGAAGTGCTTGCGGACCAGTCGCTGATGCTCATTGAGCATGATATTGACCTCGTTATGCGTGTCTCTGACAAAATCACCGTGTTGACGCGTGGACAGGAACTTGCCACTGGTACACCAGAGGAGGTAGCGAACAATGAAGACGTTCGCGACGCGTATCTAGGAGGTGCGCGAGAATGA
- a CDS encoding DUF211 domain-containing protein, with protein MTPVRRLVLDLLKPHDPDVVTFAESVADCGGVSGVNIVLVETDKEVQNVKLTIEGDSIPVDRVHETVEDLGGTVHSIDEVVCGDIIVEESETPQD; from the coding sequence ATGACACCTGTGAGACGGCTCGTGCTGGATCTGTTGAAGCCACACGATCCAGATGTTGTCACGTTTGCTGAATCGGTTGCCGACTGTGGGGGCGTCTCCGGCGTAAATATCGTCTTGGTGGAGACCGACAAAGAGGTTCAAAACGTGAAACTGACTATCGAAGGTGACTCAATCCCGGTCGACCGTGTTCACGAGACGGTTGAGGACCTCGGCGGAACGGTCCATTCTATCGATGAAGTGGTCTGTGGGGATATTATAGTCGAGGAGAGCGAAACGCCACAGGACTGA
- a CDS encoding IclR family transcriptional regulator has protein sequence MPIKNTIRSDERMLDIVEALKSETTASVTALATKLGMPKSTVHAHLSTLKDRGYVVQNNNRKYRLSLRFLDIGMDIRETQAMYDEVVPKLDEIAEETGEKAWWIVEENDKAVFLANSLGNRAIRTNSRIGQQTELYELAGGMSILSVLPAERLEAILDGYSFPLADGRTRADLETELRVIQDQGVAYGTEYFLNGVTGVGAPLTDTSGNVYGAISISGPVDRLDDRIEGDYADFIRGVTGELRVNLSHQ, from the coding sequence ATGCCAATAAAAAATACAATCAGGTCAGACGAGCGAATGCTGGATATCGTTGAAGCACTCAAATCTGAGACAACAGCGAGCGTTACGGCCCTCGCCACGAAGCTGGGGATGCCGAAAAGTACCGTCCACGCCCATCTGTCGACCCTCAAGGACAGGGGGTATGTAGTACAAAATAACAACCGAAAGTACCGTCTCAGCCTCCGATTTCTAGACATCGGTATGGACATTCGGGAGACACAGGCAATGTACGACGAGGTCGTTCCGAAGTTGGACGAAATCGCAGAGGAGACTGGCGAGAAGGCTTGGTGGATTGTTGAGGAAAACGACAAGGCAGTGTTCCTTGCAAATTCACTGGGGAACCGTGCTATTCGAACGAACTCGCGGATCGGACAGCAAACCGAACTCTACGAACTGGCTGGTGGAATGTCTATTCTCTCTGTGCTCCCAGCAGAGCGTCTTGAGGCGATTCTCGACGGTTACAGTTTCCCCCTCGCCGATGGTCGGACCCGCGCAGACCTGGAAACAGAGTTGCGAGTGATACAGGATCAGGGGGTTGCATACGGCACGGAGTACTTTTTAAATGGTGTCACAGGGGTCGGCGCTCCGCTCACCGACACCTCCGGGAACGTCTATGGAGCGATCAGTATCTCGGGTCCTGTCGACCGCTTGGACGACCGCATCGAGGGAGATTATGCAGATTTTATTCGAGGAGTCACCGGCGAACTCCGCGTGAACCTATCCCACCAGTGA
- a CDS encoding NADH:flavin oxidoreductase, with the protein MFDSVSLGDLTLNNRIGLAPMTRVSATDDGQATSRMAQYYTTFAKGGFSFLITEGVYTDSVYSKGYNKQPGLVTDDHVDAWTHVTDAVHDAGGVIFAQLMHCGAQNQGIPQESDQETIAPSAVKPDGEKNEAYGGNGPYPKPKEANKEDLETARKGFVAAAINAHEAGFDGVEIHAANGYLLNEFLSDKMNRREDEYGGSPEARVQYPAEVVNSVVSAVPEEFIVGVRVSQSMVTDYSYVWPEGEEAAAVFFEVLSNTGADYIHTTERYATEPTFGEDGPSLMEAAVKYVTDNTVVIANGSLGTPDAARQAIDDGADLLTLGTSALANPDWPSRVVAGKELAQFDRTQLLEPKATISDEELSPGISSVDD; encoded by the coding sequence ATGTTCGATTCAGTATCGTTAGGCGATCTGACACTGAACAATCGGATCGGCTTAGCTCCGATGACACGGGTAAGTGCAACGGACGATGGGCAGGCAACTTCCAGGATGGCACAGTATTACACAACGTTCGCCAAAGGGGGATTCTCCTTTCTTATCACTGAGGGCGTCTACACTGATAGCGTCTATAGTAAGGGCTATAACAAACAGCCTGGGTTGGTCACTGACGATCACGTGGATGCGTGGACTCACGTGACTGATGCCGTACACGACGCTGGCGGGGTGATTTTTGCGCAATTAATGCACTGTGGTGCCCAGAATCAGGGGATTCCACAAGAAAGCGATCAAGAAACTATTGCCCCGTCAGCAGTCAAGCCGGACGGTGAAAAGAACGAAGCCTACGGTGGCAACGGGCCCTACCCCAAGCCGAAGGAAGCCAACAAGGAAGACCTCGAAACTGCCCGAAAGGGGTTCGTTGCGGCGGCGATAAACGCTCACGAGGCCGGCTTTGACGGCGTGGAGATTCACGCCGCCAATGGCTACCTGCTTAATGAATTCCTTTCAGACAAAATGAATCGGCGCGAGGACGAGTACGGTGGTTCACCGGAAGCGCGGGTGCAGTATCCTGCAGAAGTCGTCAATTCGGTCGTTTCGGCTGTGCCCGAGGAGTTTATCGTCGGCGTCCGAGTGTCACAGTCGATGGTGACTGACTATAGCTACGTATGGCCTGAGGGCGAAGAGGCAGCAGCGGTGTTCTTCGAGGTGCTCTCAAACACTGGGGCAGACTACATCCACACGACCGAACGCTACGCCACAGAGCCAACGTTTGGAGAAGATGGGCCATCGCTTATGGAAGCCGCGGTCAAGTACGTCACCGACAATACGGTCGTTATCGCCAATGGTAGCCTCGGGACACCCGACGCAGCACGCCAGGCGATCGACGACGGGGCCGACCTCTTAACCCTAGGGACGAGTGCTCTCGCGAACCCGGACTGGCCATCGCGGGTTGTGGCGGGCAAAGAACTCGCACAGTTCGACCGGACGCAGTTGCTGGAACCGAAAGCCACCATCAGCGACGAGGAACTTTCCCCTGGCATCTCATCAGTTGACGATTAG
- a CDS encoding calcium/sodium antiporter, with translation MLVELGLFVLGLALLVFGADRAVTSAGDLALYYGVSPFFIGVTLISVGTSVPEMVTSVYAAYYGAGDLVVGNIVGSETAQITLAIAVVAFIAPFVVERRNVLVYGSAMILAMIIMLLTLDDGVIGRSEGFLMMLAYVQFIHTLYTNEGGEEIAEEVIEKVTTPRAELPWIIGGLTLVVVGGQLMVTNGVALARLAGIPEYLIGLLTGLGTTLPEIVVAGIAAHEGRSGISVGSILGSNITDPVFSLGIGALFFDVTIQDVAALQGSLVYMLVASVLVLALFYWREGIDRRAAIVCLLLYLPTFVVINIPASL, from the coding sequence ATGCTCGTTGAACTCGGCCTGTTCGTCCTCGGCCTCGCGCTTCTCGTGTTCGGGGCAGATCGCGCCGTGACGTCGGCCGGTGACCTCGCGCTCTACTACGGCGTCTCGCCCTTCTTTATCGGCGTGACGCTCATCTCGGTCGGCACCTCTGTCCCGGAGATGGTTACGTCGGTCTACGCGGCCTACTACGGTGCCGGTGATCTCGTGGTGGGAAACATCGTCGGGTCGGAGACCGCACAGATCACGCTCGCCATCGCCGTGGTCGCGTTCATCGCGCCATTCGTCGTTGAGCGGCGCAACGTCCTCGTCTACGGCAGCGCAATGATTCTGGCGATGATCATCATGCTCCTCACGCTCGACGACGGCGTCATCGGTCGGTCAGAAGGGTTTCTGATGATGCTTGCCTACGTCCAGTTCATCCACACGCTCTATACGAACGAGGGCGGTGAGGAGATCGCCGAGGAAGTCATCGAGAAGGTCACGACACCGCGCGCTGAACTCCCGTGGATCATCGGCGGGCTGACGCTCGTCGTCGTGGGAGGCCAGCTCATGGTCACGAACGGCGTCGCGCTCGCGCGCCTAGCGGGCATTCCGGAGTACTTGATTGGTCTGCTCACCGGCCTCGGGACGACCCTGCCGGAGATCGTCGTGGCCGGCATCGCCGCCCACGAGGGCCGAAGCGGCATCTCCGTCGGCTCGATCCTCGGCAGCAACATCACCGACCCCGTCTTCTCGCTGGGTATCGGTGCGCTGTTTTTCGACGTGACCATTCAGGACGTCGCCGCCCTCCAAGGCTCACTCGTCTACATGCTCGTTGCGTCCGTGCTCGTGTTGGCTCTGTTCTACTGGCGGGAAGGGATCGATCGCCGGGCAGCTATCGTCTGCCTGCTCCTGTACCTCCCGACATTCGTCGTTATAAATATACCGGCGAGTCTGTAA
- a CDS encoding cation-translocating P-type ATPase gives MNMTWHNRSTDVVFDDVDSDADGLSTDEAARRLEEGGANEITSEEGRDALEVLVSQFTSGLVLVLMGAAILSITVGHVVDAVLITIILLANGVFGFVQEYRAEQSLEALRKLTAPSVTVYRDGTRQEVDIMEIVPGDVLVLEQGDAVPADSRIVESISLQIDEAPLTGESVPVEKSTEVLDSETPLAERENMVYRGTTVTRGRGEAVVVEAGMATEMGTIATELAAAETRQTPLQRDLDRLGRRIGVGVLVLSALVVPLLMLRDTALLSAALTAISLAVAAIPEGLPAVVTLTLALGVQQMADENALVRTLPAVESLGSVEVVCTDKTGTLTEGRMHVDRFWVHDEVIEDGFDPADDRVGTLLRIGALCNDADDERGEPTEQALCQAAIEVGIDVDALRNDTPRKDEVPFSSDRKRMATVHTDRIRVKGAPEVVLERSTRVLTASGVEDLDDTTRTQIREQVETFADDALRVLGFAFKPTDDGGDPEENLVFVGLQGLIDPARTEVADAIAETHAAGIDVKMITGDNRHTARAIGRDIGIESDVLTGPELDAMDDAELRDCVEEVDIYARATPSHKVRILRALQDDGRTVAMTGDGVNDAPALKNADVGIAMGVRGADVAKQASDIILLDDNYATIKNAIRRGRTIFDNIWKFVAYLLSANLAEVLLVFVASLFGYLILPAVQLLWINLLTDGLPALALGADSASDDVMRREPRESTGGIIDRPMATLIGGVGLTTTVVLLGVMFLTLDGASTVTPYVMSMVFTGFVVFEFAKLYVVRWSRGTSPLTNRWLAGAVLASFVLHLSVLYTPLNQYFGTVPLGIGDWGRLLTALAVAFPGFLGTAWYVRQSTREHWSTPDRDGDGSLGREGDEQSKRVSEEELDAR, from the coding sequence ATGAATATGACTTGGCACAATCGCTCCACCGATGTCGTATTTGACGATGTAGATAGCGACGCTGATGGACTCTCGACCGACGAGGCAGCGCGGCGGCTCGAAGAGGGTGGTGCTAACGAGATCACGAGTGAGGAAGGCCGGGACGCTCTCGAGGTGCTTGTCTCACAGTTTACCAGCGGGTTGGTGCTCGTCCTCATGGGCGCTGCGATACTCTCGATCACCGTCGGGCACGTCGTCGACGCCGTCCTCATCACGATCATCCTGCTCGCCAACGGCGTCTTCGGATTCGTTCAGGAGTACCGAGCCGAGCAGAGCCTCGAGGCACTTCGGAAACTAACCGCTCCAAGCGTGACAGTCTACCGCGACGGAACGCGCCAGGAGGTCGACATCATGGAAATCGTTCCAGGGGACGTGCTGGTGCTCGAACAGGGTGATGCTGTCCCGGCAGATAGCCGGATTGTGGAGTCGATAAGCCTGCAGATCGACGAGGCTCCCCTGACCGGCGAGAGCGTTCCCGTCGAGAAATCCACAGAGGTACTCGACAGTGAGACGCCGCTGGCCGAACGCGAGAACATGGTCTACCGGGGGACAACCGTCACTCGTGGCCGGGGCGAGGCGGTCGTCGTCGAGGCCGGCATGGCCACAGAGATGGGCACCATCGCGACCGAACTTGCGGCGGCCGAAACGCGCCAGACGCCCCTCCAGCGCGACCTGGATCGCCTCGGACGACGGATCGGCGTCGGCGTCCTCGTGCTCTCGGCCCTCGTCGTTCCTTTGTTGATGCTTCGCGATACCGCCCTTCTGTCTGCGGCCCTGACGGCCATCTCGCTGGCGGTCGCCGCTATCCCGGAGGGATTGCCTGCAGTCGTCACGCTGACACTGGCGCTTGGCGTCCAGCAGATGGCTGACGAGAACGCCCTCGTCCGGACCCTCCCCGCGGTCGAGTCACTCGGCTCGGTGGAGGTCGTCTGCACCGACAAGACTGGCACACTTACCGAGGGGAGGATGCACGTCGACCGCTTCTGGGTTCATGACGAGGTGATTGAAGACGGGTTCGATCCGGCAGACGACCGCGTGGGCACCCTGCTCCGGATCGGAGCGCTGTGTAATGACGCCGATGATGAGCGAGGCGAACCGACCGAGCAGGCCTTGTGCCAGGCCGCTATTGAGGTCGGTATCGACGTCGACGCACTCCGGAACGACACCCCCCGGAAAGACGAGGTTCCCTTCTCGTCGGACCGCAAGCGGATGGCCACAGTTCACACCGACCGTATCCGGGTGAAAGGTGCGCCCGAAGTCGTTCTAGAACGGTCGACGCGCGTCTTGACCGCCAGTGGCGTCGAGGATCTGGACGACACGACGCGCACACAGATCCGAGAACAGGTCGAGACGTTCGCCGACGACGCGCTGCGCGTCCTCGGGTTCGCTTTCAAGCCGACTGACGACGGTGGCGATCCCGAAGAGAACCTGGTGTTTGTCGGCCTCCAAGGACTCATCGACCCGGCCCGGACCGAGGTCGCAGACGCCATTGCGGAGACCCACGCCGCGGGTATCGACGTGAAGATGATTACAGGCGACAATCGTCACACAGCGCGGGCCATCGGACGCGATATCGGCATCGAGTCCGACGTCCTGACTGGCCCGGAGCTGGACGCAATGGACGACGCCGAGTTACGCGACTGCGTCGAAGAGGTGGACATCTACGCCCGGGCGACACCGAGTCACAAGGTGCGTATCCTGCGCGCGCTCCAAGACGACGGGCGGACGGTCGCGATGACGGGCGACGGTGTCAACGACGCACCCGCACTCAAGAATGCCGACGTCGGTATCGCCATGGGCGTCCGGGGGGCAGATGTCGCCAAGCAGGCGAGCGACATCATCCTCCTTGACGACAACTACGCGACCATCAAGAACGCAATCCGGCGTGGACGGACCATCTTCGACAATATCTGGAAATTCGTCGCCTACCTTCTATCGGCCAACCTCGCAGAGGTACTACTCGTGTTCGTCGCGTCCCTCTTTGGCTACCTCATCCTCCCCGCCGTCCAGTTACTCTGGATCAACCTGCTGACGGACGGCCTCCCAGCACTCGCACTCGGTGCCGACTCCGCGTCCGACGACGTGATGCGCCGAGAACCCCGCGAGTCCACCGGCGGCATCATCGATCGACCGATGGCCACGCTTATCGGTGGCGTCGGTCTGACAACTACCGTCGTTCTCCTCGGCGTGATGTTTCTCACGCTCGACGGCGCATCGACAGTGACGCCGTACGTCATGTCGATGGTGTTCACGGGGTTCGTCGTCTTCGAGTTCGCCAAACTGTACGTGGTTCGCTGGTCCCGGGGAACGTCGCCGCTGACGAACCGCTGGCTGGCGGGGGCCGTCCTCGCGTCGTTCGTGTTGCATCTGTCAGTGCTGTACACGCCCCTGAATCAGTACTTCGGGACGGTCCCACTGGGCATCGGCGACTGGGGGCGTCTCCTAACGGCGCTCGCAGTCGCCTTCCCAGGATTCCTCGGAACTGCGTGGTACGTCCGGCAGTCGACTCGTGAACACTGGAGCACCCCGGACCGAGACGGCGACGGGTCACTCGGTCGGGAGGGTGACGAACAGTCGAAACGGGTATCGGAGGAGGAGCTCGATGCTCGTTGA
- a CDS encoding ABC transporter ATP-binding protein encodes MSDKLLSLENVQAGYGLTQVLQGVNLNVERGSVVSLVGRNGVGKTTTLRSIIGNISPTGGTITFDGKDITSMSTEQTIQSGIAFVPEERRIFSELTVRENIEMGRLGVDASDGPSVDQILDMFENLKERENSHGSVLSGGEQQMLAIGRALTADPDLLLLDEPTEGLAPYVVRQIEEIIQDLHDQGMTILVVEQNIPIALDVSDYTYILEKGEIVHEGMAADVREDQEVLDKHLGVGLAD; translated from the coding sequence ATGAGTGACAAACTCCTTTCGCTGGAAAATGTACAGGCAGGGTACGGCCTGACGCAGGTGTTACAGGGTGTGAACCTCAACGTAGAGCGGGGGAGCGTCGTCTCGCTGGTCGGACGCAACGGGGTCGGTAAGACGACAACGCTGCGTTCTATCATCGGTAACATCTCACCAACTGGCGGGACCATCACGTTCGACGGCAAAGACATCACATCGATGAGTACGGAACAGACAATTCAGAGCGGCATTGCGTTTGTTCCCGAAGAACGACGCATCTTCTCGGAGCTCACCGTTCGCGAGAACATCGAGATGGGGCGACTCGGTGTGGATGCCAGCGATGGCCCGTCCGTCGACCAAATCCTCGACATGTTCGAGAATCTCAAAGAACGCGAGAATAGCCACGGGTCAGTGCTCTCGGGTGGGGAACAGCAGATGCTCGCCATTGGACGAGCACTGACCGCAGACCCAGATCTTCTCTTGCTTGACGAACCGACAGAGGGGCTTGCACCCTACGTTGTCAGACAAATAGAGGAGATAATCCAGGATCTACACGATCAGGGGATGACGATTCTCGTGGTCGAACAGAATATCCCCATCGCGCTCGATGTCTCCGACTACACATATATATTGGAAAAAGGGGAAATCGTCCACGAGGGGATGGCTGCAGACGTGCGAGAGGATCAAGAAGTACTCGACAAACACCTTGGCGTCGGGCTGGCAGACTGA
- a CDS encoding type IV toxin-antitoxin system AbiEi family antitoxin: MSTIEQTQNIRQGLSARESRLLARLAGAGQQIISVDDIETTLEVPPNTAREIASRLTEKGWLDRLFPGTYLIIPLTAGEEAVYTTHEYLIAAHVAEPMYIGYYSALSHHGLTEQVPRTVYVVTPTRAQSREIHGVPYRVTTVTERKFFGFEPTSIEGTTVQVSDLEKTLVDCADHPKFCGGLRELATAMRTADERGCDWDTVGEYLERLDNGAATKRIVYLADQLGIDFPAREELVASFTSGYSLLDPTRPENGSTDSTYRLRINVEPATLEPTES; this comes from the coding sequence ATGAGTACAATAGAACAGACGCAAAATATACGCCAGGGTCTCTCGGCTCGAGAAAGTCGACTCCTTGCACGACTCGCTGGCGCGGGTCAGCAAATCATCTCCGTCGACGACATCGAGACGACGCTGGAGGTCCCCCCAAACACCGCCCGCGAGATCGCCTCCCGACTCACCGAGAAGGGCTGGCTCGACCGGCTCTTCCCGGGCACGTATCTCATCATTCCACTCACAGCCGGCGAGGAGGCCGTGTACACGACCCACGAGTACCTCATTGCCGCCCACGTCGCCGAGCCGATGTACATCGGCTACTACAGCGCCCTCAGCCACCACGGGCTGACCGAACAGGTTCCCCGGACGGTGTACGTCGTCACGCCGACCCGAGCGCAAAGCCGAGAAATCCACGGTGTCCCGTACCGCGTCACGACAGTCACCGAGCGGAAGTTCTTCGGCTTTGAGCCGACATCCATCGAGGGCACGACCGTTCAGGTCAGCGACCTGGAGAAGACGCTGGTCGACTGTGCGGACCACCCCAAGTTCTGTGGAGGCCTTCGGGAACTTGCGACCGCGATGCGCACCGCCGACGAACGGGGTTGCGACTGGGACACGGTCGGCGAGTACCTCGAGCGCCTCGACAACGGCGCGGCGACCAAGCGGATCGTCTACCTCGCCGACCAGCTCGGCATCGACTTCCCCGCCCGCGAGGAACTCGTCGCGTCGTTCACGAGTGGCTACTCGTTGCTGGACCCGACGCGACCCGAAAACGGGTCAACCGACAGTACGTATCGCCTCCGAATCAACGTCGAGCCAGCCACGCTGGAGCCGACGGAGTCCTGA